A window from Acidithiobacillus sp. encodes these proteins:
- a CDS encoding TnsD family transposase codes for MLAYFPEIYPEELLYSALARYHRHVCSRSPKHTLYDLFGETGVRATVGLQSHVAALSQRIPADRGLSPERLTKDFTLYRYYTAFEPKSVGQFALASLVDGPADAVHVRLGIAASAISAPAYLRYCPICLGEMLSRYGEGYWRRSHQLPGVLVCPDHGEALADSAVSQGASNQHEFIAADQKNCSPVAALPSWASSPRQVTLLQEIAKRSAALLDHPPVRSRFCDWGAYYRSAVIDRGFGKGKENVAQNLLREAFLSLFEPVIDLIPGGLGGDWPMAMVRKHRKAFHPLRHVLFQIFLDKRSPQRRPAPPFGKGPWPCFNRLADHYGQNVIHEIAVRHDQDRVIGRFSCACGFVYSREVGSRSSPRILDFGPLLDDQIRQKVAEGLGLRAVAKYLAIDPGTVRLHASRRGLNVPWKPLAVQHSRTSVPDRDAIRARWLDMQQNHADLSRRRLALLLPKEHSWLYRHDKEWLEQHSPTALHKKWSDQRVDWETLDRSMAAQLRKAAREITREVPPQRVTQAALERKLGRPLRMSERQVKLPKSIRVLGEVMETTDAFRLRRIVWATAELHRQALPVRSWRVRRLAGLPSIASPSVETALAALEIMAGSSEV; via the coding sequence GTGTTGGCCTATTTCCCGGAAATTTATCCCGAAGAACTGTTATACAGCGCGCTTGCGCGTTATCATCGCCACGTTTGTTCCAGAAGCCCGAAACACACCCTGTATGATCTCTTTGGTGAAACCGGGGTGCGGGCGACGGTGGGCTTGCAAAGTCATGTGGCGGCGTTGAGCCAAAGAATACCGGCCGATCGCGGACTCAGTCCGGAAAGGCTGACCAAGGATTTTACCCTCTACCGTTATTACACGGCATTCGAGCCGAAGTCAGTGGGACAATTCGCACTGGCGTCATTAGTGGACGGCCCGGCGGATGCCGTGCATGTGCGTCTGGGTATTGCGGCGAGCGCGATTTCGGCTCCGGCATACTTACGGTATTGTCCGATCTGCCTTGGCGAGATGTTGAGCCGCTATGGAGAAGGATATTGGAGGCGCAGCCATCAACTCCCCGGCGTTCTGGTTTGTCCAGATCATGGCGAGGCCCTGGCGGACAGTGCGGTCTCTCAAGGTGCCAGTAACCAGCACGAATTCATCGCCGCGGATCAAAAGAACTGTTCGCCTGTGGCGGCACTCCCTTCTTGGGCGAGTAGCCCGCGCCAAGTGACGCTGTTGCAAGAGATTGCCAAGCGGAGCGCGGCGTTGCTCGATCATCCGCCAGTGCGCTCCCGCTTTTGTGATTGGGGTGCGTATTATCGGAGCGCAGTGATTGATCGCGGCTTCGGCAAAGGCAAGGAGAATGTCGCTCAGAACCTTCTCAGGGAAGCATTTTTAAGCCTGTTTGAACCAGTAATCGACCTTATCCCCGGTGGTCTCGGCGGCGATTGGCCTATGGCCATGGTACGGAAACACAGAAAGGCATTTCATCCGTTGCGGCATGTTCTATTCCAGATTTTTCTGGACAAACGGTCGCCGCAACGGCGGCCGGCACCCCCCTTCGGCAAGGGACCGTGGCCCTGCTTCAATCGTCTGGCAGACCACTATGGGCAGAATGTGATCCACGAGATCGCTGTTCGCCATGATCAGGATCGGGTGATTGGTCGATTTTCCTGCGCCTGCGGATTTGTGTACAGTCGAGAGGTGGGATCAAGGAGTTCGCCGCGCATTTTGGACTTTGGCCCCCTACTGGATGATCAAATCCGGCAGAAAGTGGCGGAGGGCCTGGGACTCAGGGCGGTAGCCAAATATCTTGCCATTGATCCAGGGACGGTGAGATTACACGCCTCCCGACGCGGGTTGAATGTGCCCTGGAAGCCCTTAGCCGTGCAACATTCCCGAACATCGGTGCCAGACCGGGATGCCATAAGAGCACGGTGGTTGGACATGCAGCAGAATCACGCTGATTTATCACGTCGGCGACTGGCACTCCTGCTACCCAAAGAACACTCATGGTTGTACCGCCATGACAAGGAGTGGCTGGAGCAACATTCACCAACGGCACTGCACAAGAAATGGTCTGATCAGCGTGTGGACTGGGAGACATTGGATCGTAGCATGGCGGCCCAACTTCGTAAGGCTGCGCGGGAAATCACTCGGGAGGTTCCGCCGCAACGCGTTACTCAGGCTGCTTTGGAGCGCAAGTTGGGGCGGCCACTCCGGATGTCAGAACGACAGGTAAAACTGCCTAAAAGTATCCGCGTGCTTGGCGAGGTCATGGAAACTACCGATGCGTTTCGGTTGCGTCGCATTGTCTGGGCTACTGCAGAATTGCATCGCCAGGCGTTGCCTGTGCGATCGTGGCGGGTACGCCGCTTAGCAGGGCTGCCTTCGATAGCTTCACCGAGCGTAGAAACCGCCTTGGCCGCCTTGGAAATAATGGCTGGATCCTCTGAGGTATAA